The Coffea arabica cultivar ET-39 chromosome 6e, Coffea Arabica ET-39 HiFi, whole genome shotgun sequence genome contains the following window.
CAACATACAATTACTTTGCTTTTTGAATAATTCAGCTAGATGTATAGAATCCATCACAACTACATTTAAGCATATTCATGAACAGATCTCCCCACCGAATACCTGCAAAGTGTGATCTTGAACATTTCCTTCACATTTGATCACTCCATCTAACTCAACTCATCACTTATGGCACATTTTGTACACAAAATCTGGGCAACCATTTGGCTAAATGTGTGCCTTAGTCAACTAAAACTATAAATCTACAAAAGAAAGTTCATAAGGAAGTTGGCTGATTACTGGACTGCCCGCTCAAAAGTAATCCACCTTAATTCACAAAGAAGATAATCGTCTTTGCAATCCTATGTAATAAAAAATGTTGCAGCCTCTGAACTTTCTGCAATGACCTTAATGCACAAGTTCTCTCCTTCATTGAAATTTTCTTACAAAACTTTCCTTAGCAGGCATTTTCTGCTGTTTAATTTCCAAAATGAGTTTGCTTCTAATCGCTTTCCAACGTAGTAAATTCTTGAGCACGAAAGGGGAACTGAAGATTTCTGAGGCAGGTTTAAGCAAAAAGCAGCGTCACTCAGGGGCAACCAGTTCAATCCTTTGGGTAATCACAACCAGACCAAAAATTAATCACCTAGAGCAGTATAATTACAAATAATGTTTACATACAAAACCAGCAACTGAGAGCATAAAAAGCTCTCAGAGATCAATATGTGGCTGACAATATAACGTTAGAACTGTGATTAGAAATCGCATGTTTTCTCACATCTGAAATTCATCTCAGTTTTAGACACCTTGCCCAAAGCTCACAGAATAATTCCCATTAAAACTTTAGACCCAGTGCAAAGAATTGATATCATACAGCTGCCAATATACATAAACAGATCTGGATCTTTTAACATCAGAAAATGTCTGCTTTTCCTTGGACCCATAGAGCATATTACATGATTCAGTATCAGATGCCTTGGAGACTGTAACTGGCCTCATAATCCAGTTACAGCAGAACAGAATAGCGTACAAAACCAGAATTAGGAAGGAAAACAACTGCGTCCATGCACCTTATCTAACTGCTCTAGTCGAAAGGGAAGCCAGAATTGGGGTAAACAACTGCTGCAGCTATAAGCTAACTGTGCTACTCTTAAGGAAGgatttcaatttcttttcaaaatcCATGCATACGAGATCACCATTTCGGTGCAAAGTACCAAAGGACTATCCACGCCCACAATAATAATCTGACATTTGGAAGAGGCCACTGCCAGAAGCACTGGATCACAAGTCTTCTCGAAGGAAAATAGAAAGCACCGAACTTTTATATCTAAGTCCTAATGCCTGCTGAGGCATCCTAAAAGGGAACAAGGCATCAACAAAAAATTACGAACTGCCATAGTTCCAAGAACCCAGCCTAGCTCCATTACATCATTGGAACCATACAATGGGAGTTGATATGTTCTGGGGAGGCTGTGGAATCATGCAATGTTGTTGCTGCCATTGTTGTAAACCCTCATTCACATTCATCCCCACTTTCTGCTCGGAACCAACAGTATTATCTTCAACATCCATAGTTGATACCTCCACGTCATCAGCTTCCATCATATCAGAAACATCTATTTGGGGAACAGCTTCATCTCCACTGGATGAGTAAGGCTGAGGTGGTGGCACCCAAGGAACAACCGCTAGACACTCATTTTGTGGACCAGACTTGTTATCATCAGTTCTTTCTTCACTATCTAATGCTCTCCATTGACTAGAGTAATTGGACCACGGGAGTTGATCTGCACAATATTCGCAAACTAGTTATTGATTATTGAAACTTCTATTcaggggaagaaaaagaaagaaaatcaacaGCGCAAAGATTTAATTTATCATCAAAATATTTCCATGCATTGAGAAACAGAACGCAATAAAGAATAAAGAAAAGATAACAACTTTACATAGCGCAAGATCAATGACGAACTCTGCTAAAAGCCTATAACTCAAAACAGTCCCTTGTGCTCAATAAAAAACGAAGCAGTCTAACTTGATCCCCTGTTAAGTCAGCTCAAAATTCCTTCTGTCCAAGCCCAGAATTACTACTACTCCAATAAGAGAGTGCAGCAGTAATATAAGCAGACCAAGAAACAAGCAAGTCATTAAACCACTTAAAAGTTCCATCCAAAGCAACACACTACCAAAAACGCATTCCAACAATGAAAGTTCAGAACCCAGGCTCAACCCTCTCACAAAATCAGGGATACTATAAATCATTTCAATAGTAATATTCATGTCGTAATAATGAAACGGAAAAAAAATCCAATCTATCTAAAATATTGCAAAGAAGTATACCAACCTAAAGATGATCTAGCTTCAGAAAACCACTAAACAGCCTAAGCCTAATGCTCCTCAACACCATTATCGTAAATAAATATCCTGCAACAGACCTGTCGGTACCCCAATACTCAGCCCCTAAACAGACTATGAATATGTCCATTTTCTCGTACTTTATATTTACATTTTTTGACATCTTCCATAGACTAACAAACTAGCACTTCAATGCCACACCTCcgttttattcttcattttgaCCATTGTTGGGTGATCCTTAACTTCCCTTGAAAACGTATCACAGTCATATCAATTAGGGTTCCCATAGTCATCAATCTAACAAGTAGCAAAGCCAGCACCATCTTCTTAAATTTGCTTTCGTATTTTATTTCTGGCCCACTGATCAAAAAAATTCTCCACAGAGGAAAACTCAACATACATAATACCGAACTCAAGTATTTAAGCATTAATACTTACTTTTCAACCCAGAAATCAACTGAGGACTGACTGAAATCGAGTAATTCGAGGGCGATTGCAACAGGGGTGAGTTAACCGGATTAAAAACCACAATTGCCCTCTCCTCATTCTCCACCCCATTCGGCAATTCTTCAATCAAAACCCCTCCTCCTCCAACTCTGCCATTCCCTCCGCCAAAGCTCCCTTCATTCTCCGGCCGctcaaaaactaaaggaatctCAGGCTCTTCTTCTGTTATCGGAGCTAATTCAGCATCCTATgcacaaaaataaaactaaataaataaacaaaaggatCAATCCTAATTAGTTCACTCAGAAAAACTCCACACTACCAtataaatgaataattagctggaaaaataaattaaaaataagattGAAAAAATGAGGTAACAAACTTCATACCAGAAGGCGAGTTTTATGAGTacacaaaataaattaaaaaaacaaaaacaatccTAATCCTAATTAGTTCAAAGAGAAAAACTCCACACTACTACACACATGAATAATCAGCTAAAAAACGCCAgaaattacccaaaaaaataatataaaatgaggAAACGGAAATCATACCAGACGGCGAATTTTACGAGCGGGAGAAGTAAGGGAGAAATCGGAGAAGTCCTCGTTAACTTGGTCAAGGTCCTTTCTCTTCATCTTCAGAACTGAATTGAAACCTTCAGGCATATTTCTGTTCTTCTTCTCAACCTTTTTCCggagaggaaaacaaaaatcGGAGTGAAATTTACTACTACCAGAACAGGATAATTGGAAGAATCAAGAGAAAAAAGGACAGTGCCACTAGGTGTTTAGTGCGTGTATctggaggaggaagaagaggagTGGGATTTATCGAGGGGGGAAGGGGACAGGGGAAGTTTCCGGTGAGGGGTCTGGATGTCTCCAGAAGTCGCACGATTTGGCCCGGACGGTCTTGAGACTCTTTAATTGGTTAAGTAGGCCTTAATAGTGTTTAATTAAGTAAAGGTATGGAAAAGACACGTGGACAAATGGATTGTGGAATTGGGTGTGGGACCCACAGTTGATTATGCTGTCCGATTAGGGAAAAGACATGTGGACAAATGGATTTCAACtaattggattttttttaacaacttctTTTTTGTTCTAAACTATTTCCTCTGTTCTAAACTTTTACATAAACTAGAATACCTTAGAATATACAATTCAATCAAACGCCTTGTATTTAGACATTTTATTCTTATTTCAATAATTAATAAATTGGtaatttattgaatttatatgacattagtgttttttttcttttacattttatgctacttcttatttatttttatatatatgtataaatatatacatatatggacacacacgcacacatattaaatactaaaaatgaagaagtttaatattgaatattttttattaatgaaTACACTAGTCAATCTTTCCGTAATCTTACATCATTTTCTTGTTAACCAAATACATGTGGAAAAGttagtttccttttctttcgtcTCACTCTTCCCACGGCACACTTTCTTACACGACTTTCCTATCAAACAAAGAAAGCCCAATATGTGTGGGTGCAAATTATAAATTTATGtttgttgtaaaaaaaaaaattggttgtaGAGATAAGTGGTTTTATTCTttaaaaactttttcttttgtctAAGGAATTTATGAAAATAGAAACATATAGATGAGTTGCTACATGATAGTTACGTAAAaggaaaatgttatttgcactcacATGTTTTGCTAATCAGACTCTCACTATAATTTAatcatataattttcatttattagattaTAAGTGAGAttgcaaataacaaaaaatggaCTACAAATAACATTTTCCTTACATAAATCGCGGGGGACTTATCAATGtcattgaaaatttgaaaaataataatttatttgaatataattagatCATTTTAACTTTTATTGTAAAGGTAAAATAggtctttccaaaaaaaaatgataagaaAAACAACATCGTAGAGACATTACATAAGAGGACAGGAGAAGTAGAATTTGTAGGTGACAAATAATACAAATTTTTTGTCTGTGAAACTTAAAATTATTACTGCAAATGTGTAATGCAATTTAATTGCTTAGATATTTTGTGTTATCCCAACAAATTTTTTGAAGAGCTCATGAGATACTAAGTGAACAAAATTTACCAGATATAATGATTTACTTGGTGAAATATAATTGATGCTAGTGCACATCATGACAAGATTACATACCGAGCAATGCTTGTGCCTAAAAATGTGCCTTACATAAAGAATTAAACATGCAAGAAGAGTTATTACTTAGTTTTGATTAAGGTCAAGTCCAACTTTGAAGTCGGAACGATCTTGAAAGCCATTCATGTTTCTTTACACGGTACCCCAAAATTCCCTCGGGCACCCTCTTTTTTTTATGCATGTTGGATCCTTTCAATTTGGCATTGGACCTAAATTTTCTTACCCCattcttcaaaacaaaaaaacaaaaaaaaaaaaaaaattcttaccCCAAAACTGGAGCATGATTCAAGAGAAGAACATTAGCTAGCTCTTTCTTTTAATATCCAATTTTTAATTCGCCAAGCCAATTCCAAGTATATCCATCCGCTTGCTGAAAAATTTTACGTGCCCAGCACATGAAATTCATGCTATCATTTCACAGCATCAAACATATCTTATCTAGAATGCACTATATACGCAGACGCGTTTCAAGGATGAGTTCCTTTTATTCGAGAAGATGAAATACGAATATTTGTTACCGATTCTGTTTTGCAACCATATGTTTTTTAGAATCTTTACCAAGAATGTCGaaaaaatttcatttacttcatGTTGTTTGGGAGTCTGAATATTTATTGTTTACCTTCCAATTGTTTGTGCTCTaacacataataataataacaacgcACACAAACACGTttttgtgtgtttgtgtgtctctctctatatatatatatatatatagctatCCGATTTCTATTCTGCTTCAagtatttgtttggatagaatattatttgaaatattatttggaataattactgtagcactttttatgatgtgatgtatgcgagataaaaaggtgattgaaaatataaaaaggtgaattggaaattatgatgcaagcgaaatattatttggaataatttgatATCCAAACACTCCTGAGCTGCAACTCGAGTTTACCTACACAGAACCACTAAAAGTAATGATATGTGAAGTAATAGACACAAATATAGGAATTCCTAAAATACAAAATATGAACCttgatttaatttatatttgttGTGTATAAGTCACATATCGCTTAGTATAAAATTTTTAGATTGATAAATATTGGTTTCCAATTACGGAGACATATTCACACAAATTAGTACAAGAAAATAACAGAAAGCCTGGTCCTTCTGATCTAAGATCATATAAAATATCCTATGGTTAGACAATGGTTAACTTAGACAAACTTGAACTCTGATGAAAAATAGAACAGTCTCCGATTCATAATAAGTGTATTAATTTGTTTTAACAAAACCCTTGCTTGCATTTCCCATCTAGGATTTCTTAAAACATTTCCCGAGATAGTTTAGTTCCCTCCGAATTCTCAATAGCTTAGTCAGATTCATTCCCATCtccctcccccctcccccctAGTATAAGGCCAGTTATAAAATGCTAtactcaaaaaatgaaaaaaaaaattttttgttcaaCGAGGTATGTTTGTTCTGGCAGCAACAGCACCCAAAGGTCAAAAGTTAAAAAACGTAGACATCTTATATATAGTGCCCTAAAGAACTGTTTTCTTCAATTTCCAAACAGATTCCATCCATAGGGTTAAAAATGGAACATATATCATCCTCAATCCATTCGATTTTTACATCCATCTGAATgctttccccaatttattttcttccagTGCTGCAAACGAATTGTGCAGGTCACCATCTCATTCATCTATATATCAAATGATTAACGAGTTCTGCACTGGCTACATCATCTATCCATTAGCTATAAAGATTCATGGACACATGAATATTATACGCGGACGCCACTTACTTGGACGTACCTAATTTCTTTTCCAGCTGCAGCACTACTCTCTCTCTATATACATGTACCCATTTTGAGGGCCTGGAACTGCATCTCAGGACTTACCAATGTTGTTGCTATTTAAGGTAGGAGCTTAGAGTGACTCAAGCACTATCATCAGAAGATAGTAACAGAATAACTGAAGAATAACTAAGCATGGGGTATAGATTggaatcaagaaaatgagcatACTGTTGAATCGCAGTTTCTCTCTCTGGAAGATCATTGGAGAGAAAGTCAAATGGTGCAGGCTTGGCAGCGTCCACCAAGGGTTCCCACCTATAACCCGGCCGTTCTGGCAATGCAATGGTGACAGGTAAATGGCTAGCATTGAAGGCAACATAAAGTTCTCCCTTTACTGAATCAGTCTGTACATCAGAAGAATCAGGTGACGGTTCAATATGAATCCTCAATAAAATCATCTTTGGAAATTCTCGATGATAAAGCTTCAAACCAACGATTTAGTAGCACTTGACACTATGAACCAAATCTCGAGTTTTATGAGCTTTCATATTTAATAAGTTCAGAGACTAATGATTGATCTATGAAATCTACGAGTTTTAAGAATTAAATTCCAACTATTGCCCGGAAAGTAAGAAATTTGTGTTTGAGCTACCATTTTAACTTGAATTTTTCATACTATCAATCCTTGAATTACTATTGCCTATTAGGACCCAATGAAACAACTTTAGCTGATGtacttcttttcatttttagttttttacttGAGAAGGCGAGGGAGGGAGGAAGCATGCATGCATCCTCATTAGGATGCAAGGTACAAAGGCCCTTAGCCATTGGGCTTTATCTGAACCTTGAGCTCACATACTCGGTAATTTAACAACCCGGCAAGCAATTAAAGAGATTTAAAGCCATTATCTTATCTACCTCTATACTTTCGATTTATAATGTTAAATAAAACATATATAACTGCAAACTCAAAACTTTGATATAAGCCTCCATTTAATTTCAGCAAGAGCTAATTGGAGAGTTATACAATGTTATTGCTATTCACTGGTAGTCTCTTTTTCTTAGCTTAAATTACTCAGGATGGTTTTTAGAAACTAAAACACTCTGAAAGTTTTGTAgttgttcattttctttaattCAGCAAGGGCAAAGTGTATGGATAACGGCCTATCCTTGTGGGTCAGTTCAGGATCCATATTGAAGGAACAGGACACAGCAATTTGAGCCACAGACCCAGCTTAAGGAACTTAAACCAGCCAAATCCTTTTCTCACACACAAACACATCCTAAATTATGTAAACCCAGAAAATAGCTAGCACGATAGACAGAACATCAGTTTCGGGAGATGGCTGTGAACACAGTCACACTAGATCACGAAAAAAGTTAATAAGGTGCAATTAAATGGCCATAGGAGCACAAACCAGTGTAAAAGCAACGAATCGGCTTGTTTCTGACCAGTCTGGTAATCCAGGAGCATGACCATGCCACTGCAGCCGCTCTGCTGTTGGGAAATTGTTCAAGCCAAGTGACTCACATTCACTACAAAAATTGCAAACACAAAATGAGCTGACCTAGAACCACTTATGCTGCAATAGACCAAAAAGTACTATTTACATCACGAACTTACTGGCGAAACTTGGTTACAAGGCAGCAAAATCTGAAAAAGTCAGATGAGGATTCTTCTTTTTTATCCCACCGGAAGTAATTAATCTACAGCAACAGCCACAGTTGGTCCATAAAGATCAAAAGGTTAACAGAATAAAAGTTTCTATATCAGAAAATCACTATACATAATTGTCATGGCAATATGTGTTGTTGTTTCCTCCTTTAGTGTGACCATACTCATCACCCATATAGATCATTGGAACACCCTGGTTGACAAACAGAAAAGTGAATCATAGTTGCATTAAAAAATTGCCAGAGATAATCAAAAGATGGTCCCAAGGACACAAGCAACGTGCAAGCCCAGCACAAAACTGGATAACAGGCTGGAAAGATAAGTGCTTAAACTAAATGCAGCTATATCTACATCTCTTACGTTAGGACAGGCTGATTGTTGGCCAATTGCTGATACAGGAGGAAATCAAAGAACTCAGATATCCAGTAAACAGCCAAGCCATTTTAACTTGAACTAGTGCTTTTGGTTGCTTTTTTCAAAATATGTATGATTGTAGTTTTTCCACATTATGTTATTACATATCATGGTAAGACATGTAcatgtgtatatgaaaaatatataattactaCTTTTTCTTTGGAGGAAGTTATTGTATTTAAAATCATGGTGGAGAAAAAAGAGTGGATAGTTTGAAAACTAACTTTAAAGCATATTTTTGGTATAACATAA
Protein-coding sequences here:
- the LOC113694755 gene encoding uncharacterized protein isoform X2, with the protein product MPEGFNSVLKMKRKDLDQVNEDFSDFSLTSPARKIRRLDAELAPITEEEPEIPLVFERPENEGSFGGGNGRVGGGGVLIEELPNGVENEERAIVVFNPVNSPLLQSPSNYSISVSPQLISGLKNQLPWSNYSSQWRALDSEERTDDNKSGPQNECLAVVPWVPPPQPYSSSGDEAVPQIDVSDMMEADDVEVSTMDVEDNTVGSEQKVGMNVNEGLQQWQQQHCMIPQPPQNISTPIVWFQ
- the LOC113694755 gene encoding uncharacterized protein isoform X1 produces the protein MPEGFNSVLKMKRKDLDQVNEDFSDFSLTSPARKIRRLDAELAPITEEEPEIPLVFERPENEGSFGGGNGRVGGGGVLIEELPNGVENEERAIVVFNPVNSPLLQSPSNYSISVSPQLISGLKICEYCADQLPWSNYSSQWRALDSEERTDDNKSGPQNECLAVVPWVPPPQPYSSSGDEAVPQIDVSDMMEADDVEVSTMDVEDNTVGSEQKVGMNVNEGLQQWQQQHCMIPQPPQNISTPIVWFQ